The Yersinia intermedia genome window below encodes:
- a CDS encoding ligand-gated channel protein: protein MVKVNKGFRKSHSAALVIAAIISSQASAAETKSPTTTDTMVVTASGFQQRIQDSAASISVVTREQIENKAYSDITDALKDVPGVVVTGGGSHSDISIRGMSAKYTLILVDGKRVDTRGTRPNSDGSGIEQGWLPPLAAIERIEVVRGPMSSLYGSDAMGGVINVITRKVGKAWHGTVRADATLQENSDSGDIYQTNAYASGPLIDGLLGLKVSGLLSHRSEDKIVDGYNEQRLRNGAATFTLTPDDQNEFDFDIGHYVQDRNSTAGRSVALNGKSSDVQYDRNNYAVTHHGYYDFGNSTSYVQRDETRNPSRNMKSVDNLFNSQTSFLFDSHTLILGGQYRYEELSDKGNQLASAKDLTKLTRWSWALFAEDEWQMTNDFALTGGVRMDQDENYGTHWTPRLYGVWHLAEQWTLKGGVSGGYRSPDLRQATENWGQITGGRGDPAIIIGNANLKPERSLSQEIGVLWDDQGGMNAGVTLFNTDFKDKITEVRRCTDTTGNASGQCMINGTNYKFISDRTNVDKAMTRGVEATFGWEINKAWSLTSNYTFTQSEQKSGQFSGQPLNQMPKHMLNGTLNWQTSEELATWIRANYRGKTSEYLSRTSMGASTPSYTFVDLGANYQLTKEFRLMGGVYNVLDKRVDIEVNDKVLDGRRYMVGASYDF, encoded by the coding sequence ATGGTTAAGGTTAATAAGGGTTTTAGAAAATCTCACAGTGCGGCATTAGTGATAGCTGCAATTATCTCATCTCAGGCATCTGCCGCTGAAACAAAAAGCCCCACGACAACTGACACGATGGTTGTTACGGCATCAGGCTTTCAACAACGTATCCAAGACTCTGCGGCGTCTATTTCTGTGGTTACTCGTGAGCAGATTGAAAATAAAGCCTACAGTGATATTACCGATGCGTTGAAAGATGTTCCCGGCGTTGTTGTAACCGGTGGTGGTAGCCACAGTGATATCAGTATTCGTGGTATGTCTGCTAAATACACCCTGATTCTGGTGGATGGTAAACGTGTTGATACCCGTGGCACTCGCCCTAACAGCGACGGTTCCGGTATTGAGCAAGGCTGGCTGCCACCGCTTGCCGCCATTGAGCGCATTGAAGTTGTACGTGGCCCAATGTCCTCATTATATGGTTCGGATGCCATGGGGGGGGTGATCAACGTTATTACCCGTAAGGTGGGTAAAGCGTGGCATGGCACGGTGCGCGCAGATGCCACCTTGCAGGAAAATTCAGACTCTGGCGATATATATCAGACTAATGCTTACGCTTCTGGCCCATTAATTGATGGCTTGCTGGGATTAAAAGTTAGCGGGCTTCTCTCGCATCGTAGCGAAGATAAGATAGTCGATGGCTACAATGAGCAGCGCCTGAGAAACGGTGCGGCGACATTTACATTGACCCCTGATGATCAAAACGAGTTTGATTTTGATATCGGCCATTATGTGCAGGACAGAAACTCAACTGCCGGGCGTTCAGTCGCCTTAAACGGTAAAAGCAGTGATGTGCAATATGACCGTAATAATTATGCAGTTACCCACCACGGTTATTATGATTTCGGTAATTCCACCAGTTATGTTCAGCGAGATGAAACCCGTAACCCATCGCGTAACATGAAGAGTGTTGATAATCTTTTTAATAGCCAAACCTCATTCCTGTTCGATAGCCATACCTTAATTCTTGGCGGTCAGTATCGCTATGAAGAGTTGAGCGACAAAGGTAACCAATTAGCCTCCGCCAAAGATTTGACTAAATTAACTCGCTGGAGTTGGGCGTTATTTGCTGAAGACGAATGGCAGATGACCAATGATTTCGCGTTGACCGGCGGTGTCCGTATGGATCAGGACGAAAACTACGGTACTCACTGGACACCACGGTTATACGGTGTCTGGCATTTGGCCGAACAATGGACATTAAAGGGCGGGGTATCCGGTGGTTATCGCTCACCTGATTTGCGCCAGGCAACAGAAAACTGGGGGCAAATCACCGGGGGCCGTGGCGATCCGGCCATCATTATCGGCAACGCCAACCTGAAACCAGAAAGAAGTCTCAGCCAGGAAATTGGCGTGCTGTGGGATGATCAGGGCGGTATGAATGCCGGTGTTACACTGTTTAATACTGATTTTAAAGATAAAATCACCGAGGTGCGCCGTTGTACCGATACCACGGGCAATGCATCCGGCCAATGTATGATCAATGGTACCAACTATAAATTTATTAGTGATCGTACCAACGTGGATAAAGCCATGACCCGAGGTGTGGAAGCGACCTTCGGTTGGGAAATCAATAAAGCCTGGTCACTGACATCTAACTACACCTTCACACAATCTGAACAGAAAAGCGGGCAATTCTCTGGTCAGCCGTTGAACCAGATGCCTAAGCACATGTTGAACGGTACACTCAACTGGCAAACAAGCGAAGAACTGGCTACCTGGATACGTGCCAACTACCGTGGCAAAACCTCAGAGTACCTCAGCCGCACCAGTATGGGAGCGAGCACACCATCCTATACTTTTGTCGATTTAGGGGCTAACTATCAACTAACCAAAGAGTTCCGTTTGATGGGCGGGGTGTATAACGTACTAGATAAACGAGTGGATATCGAAGTTAACGATAAAGTGCTGGATGGGCGTCGTTATATGGTTGGTGCCAGCTACGATTTCTAA
- a CDS encoding glutathione S-transferase: MLTVWGRNNSTNVKKVLWCLEELGISYQRIDVGGQYGKLNDPLYRSMNPNGLIPCLQDDDFILWESNTIVRYLAAQYGDGTLYLPDARLRASAEKWMDWATSSMAEPFKAVFIGLVRTPPEQQDKVKIAQGMTQLNTLMAIADQALEKQAYLSGDKFGIGDIPLGCLAYAWFNLSIERPPLPNVERWYHSVSQRAAFQKVIDIGLS, from the coding sequence ATGTTGACTGTTTGGGGCAGGAATAACTCGACCAATGTCAAAAAAGTACTTTGGTGTTTGGAGGAACTGGGCATTAGCTATCAGCGTATTGATGTCGGCGGGCAATATGGCAAGCTAAACGATCCCCTTTATCGTTCAATGAATCCAAATGGTCTGATCCCTTGCCTGCAAGATGATGATTTCATCTTGTGGGAATCCAATACTATTGTCCGCTATTTGGCCGCACAATATGGCGATGGAACACTCTATTTACCTGATGCGCGGTTACGTGCAAGCGCAGAGAAGTGGATGGATTGGGCCACCTCCAGCATGGCGGAGCCGTTTAAAGCCGTGTTTATCGGGTTGGTACGCACACCACCAGAACAGCAGGATAAAGTGAAAATTGCCCAAGGTATGACACAACTCAATACCCTGATGGCGATTGCCGATCAAGCGCTTGAGAAACAAGCCTATCTGTCTGGTGATAAATTCGGTATCGGGGATATCCCGTTGGGATGCCTGGCCTATGCCTGGTTTAACCTGTCTATCGAGCGCCCACCACTGCCGAACGTGGAACGTTGGTATCACAGTGTGTCACAACGCGCCGCATTCCAAAAAGTGATTGATATTGGTTTGAGTTAA
- a CDS encoding HAD family hydrolase has protein sequence MDLALFDLDETLISDDSSGLWLRWLVDKGLAPSELAEQEQYLMKQYYQGQLSMSCYMESTLSPLIGKHTAEVAGWVERFIERDILPRIYPQARKLLAWHRDRGDYIVIISATGEHLVTPIAQHFAANAALSIGVAVENNRYTGKTYGTLTYREGKVERLKQWLMASPELDFQHTYGYSDSINDKPLLEYVDRAAVINPGTELVDLAILHDWDIHHWQRR, from the coding sequence ATGGACTTAGCCTTGTTTGATCTCGATGAAACGCTGATCAGCGATGATAGTTCTGGCCTTTGGCTCCGTTGGCTGGTTGATAAGGGGTTGGCCCCCAGCGAACTGGCAGAACAAGAACAGTATTTGATGAAACAGTACTATCAGGGGCAACTGTCGATGTCCTGTTATATGGAGTCGACCTTGTCGCCTTTGATAGGCAAGCATACGGCTGAAGTTGCTGGCTGGGTTGAGCGTTTTATCGAGCGTGACATTCTGCCTCGGATTTATCCGCAAGCCAGGAAACTACTGGCCTGGCACCGTGATCGCGGGGATTATATTGTGATTATTTCAGCCACTGGCGAACACTTAGTAACCCCGATTGCGCAGCATTTCGCGGCCAATGCGGCATTATCTATCGGTGTTGCGGTGGAAAATAACCGCTATACCGGCAAGACCTATGGCACGCTGACTTACCGTGAAGGCAAAGTAGAACGGTTAAAACAGTGGCTTATGGCGTCACCTGAGTTAGATTTTCAGCATACCTACGGCTACAGCGACTCAATTAATGACAAACCGCTGCTGGAATATGTCGATCGTGCGGCGGTGATTAATCCCGGTACTGAATTAGTGGATTTGGCGATTCTGCATGACTGGGATATCCACCATTGGCAACGGCGTTAA
- a CDS encoding isopenicillin N synthase family dioxygenase, whose protein sequence is MSHQTLSNPLLANPSAVSRLSADTLPLLDLSLLNGSETERQAFLVALRHAARDIGFFYLTGHGIDPTLLQKIQTLSREFFALPDEDKLAVAMVRSPHFRGYNRAASELTRGLPDWREQFDIGAERAPLPQTPDTPSWARLQGPNQWPAALPELKPTLLQWQREMTGMALCLLRAFALALELDEHAFDELYGDQPNEHIKLIRYPGRETTQSGQGVGAHKDSGFLSFLLQDKQRGLQVEVEEGRWIDAAPQPGTFVVNIGELLELASNGYLRATVHRVETPPAGTDRLSIAFFLGARLDAVVPLYQLPADLVAQARGPASDPDNPLFRDVGLNYLKGRLRSHPDVAERYYPAQLKL, encoded by the coding sequence ATGAGTCATCAAACACTAAGCAACCCATTATTAGCTAATCCATCGGCAGTTAGCCGATTATCTGCCGACACATTACCACTATTGGATCTTTCTCTGCTTAATGGCAGTGAAACTGAACGCCAGGCATTCTTAGTCGCTTTACGCCATGCCGCACGAGATATTGGATTCTTTTATCTCACCGGACATGGCATAGACCCCACGTTATTACAAAAAATCCAAACGTTATCCCGTGAGTTTTTTGCCCTGCCTGATGAAGACAAACTGGCGGTGGCCATGGTGCGCTCTCCGCATTTCCGTGGCTATAACCGCGCGGCTTCTGAGTTAACGCGAGGCCTACCGGATTGGCGCGAGCAGTTCGATATTGGTGCGGAAAGAGCACCATTACCGCAAACGCCAGATACGCCAAGTTGGGCGCGGCTGCAAGGCCCAAACCAATGGCCAGCGGCATTGCCGGAATTAAAACCAACACTACTGCAATGGCAGCGGGAAATGACCGGAATGGCACTGTGCTTGCTGCGGGCTTTCGCGCTGGCATTGGAACTGGATGAACATGCATTTGATGAGTTGTATGGCGATCAACCTAATGAACATATCAAGTTGATTCGCTATCCAGGGCGTGAAACCACACAAAGCGGGCAGGGTGTCGGTGCGCATAAAGACTCCGGTTTCCTCAGTTTCTTATTACAAGACAAGCAACGCGGTTTGCAGGTGGAGGTAGAGGAAGGGCGCTGGATTGATGCCGCACCACAACCCGGCACCTTTGTGGTCAATATCGGGGAACTGCTGGAGCTGGCCAGTAATGGTTATCTGCGCGCCACGGTTCATCGGGTGGAAACCCCCCCGGCCGGTACTGACCGCTTGTCCATTGCCTTCTTCCTTGGTGCGCGTCTGGATGCGGTGGTTCCGTTGTATCAACTGCCCGCAGATCTGGTGGCGCAAGCGCGTGGGCCAGCCAGCGACCCAGACAACCCGCTGTTTCGTGATGTTGGGCTTAATTATCTCAAGGGCCGTTTGCGCTCTCATCCCGATGTTGCCGAGCGTTACTACCCTGCGCAACTGAAACTGTAG
- a CDS encoding MetQ/NlpA family ABC transporter substrate-binding protein, translated as MTKTRISGLISTALLTALVSSFSLSAQAAEALRVAADPVPHAEILQFVQKLDPSLNLKVIEIPNGVNSNELLAHGDVDANYFQHVPYLHSQEQALGQKFAVAATVHIEPLGVYSHKHKTFADVPQNGTVAVPNNVTNLSRALYLLKDQGLITLKPGFADPAKNQATPKDIADNPKHLKILEIESPQIPRSLDDVDLAVINGNYALEAGLNPAKDALGLEKAAGNPYANILVTTPALASDPRIKQLAKDLQSPEVAKFITEKYAGSVIPVAGVKS; from the coding sequence ATGACTAAAACACGTATTTCTGGCCTGATTAGTACCGCCTTGCTGACCGCATTGGTGTCTTCTTTTAGTTTATCGGCGCAGGCAGCCGAAGCGCTGCGGGTCGCCGCCGATCCGGTGCCTCATGCGGAAATTCTGCAATTTGTGCAAAAACTCGATCCCTCTCTGAACCTGAAAGTCATTGAGATCCCTAATGGGGTGAACTCGAATGAGTTGCTGGCTCACGGTGATGTTGATGCCAACTATTTCCAGCATGTGCCTTATCTACATTCGCAGGAGCAGGCGCTGGGGCAAAAATTTGCTGTGGCCGCAACGGTGCATATTGAGCCACTTGGCGTCTATTCCCACAAACATAAAACCTTTGCTGATGTTCCGCAAAATGGCACGGTGGCAGTGCCGAATAACGTGACTAACCTCAGCCGTGCGCTCTATTTACTGAAAGATCAGGGGTTGATTACCTTGAAACCGGGCTTTGCCGATCCGGCTAAAAATCAGGCGACGCCGAAGGATATTGCGGACAATCCAAAGCATCTGAAAATTTTAGAAATTGAATCACCACAAATTCCTCGCTCATTGGATGATGTTGATTTAGCAGTGATTAATGGTAACTATGCGCTGGAAGCAGGGCTTAATCCGGCGAAAGATGCATTAGGGCTGGAGAAAGCAGCCGGTAACCCTTATGCCAATATTCTGGTTACCACGCCAGCGCTGGCCAGTGATCCACGGATCAAACAATTGGCGAAAGACTTGCAGTCACCCGAAGTGGCAAAATTTATCACTGAGAAATACGCCGGTTCAGTTATCCCTGTGGCAGGCGTTAAATCATGA
- a CDS encoding methionine ABC transporter ATP-binding protein: protein MISIERLSKTYPQGGLPMVALEDVSLEIPTGSVFGIIGRSGAGKSTLIRCLNLLERPTSGRIQVDGRELTTLSDRELRLQRQNIGMIFQNFHLLHSRNVWDNIAVGLEIIGMPKPQRQQRVAELLDLVGLIDKAYAFPSQLSGGQKQRVGIARALAAKPSYLLSDEATSALDPETTASILALLSDINRQLGLTIVLITHELEVVKSICDSAALLERGRVVETGAIAELLASKHSRLGRSLLPARGPASLSGAPVAELTFFDTLSASPVLSELAQQHAVGVTLLGGGVESIGGQRVGRLQVDFSHPDGGLNLAEVLQFLNERGVRAELI from the coding sequence ATGATTAGCATCGAACGCCTGAGTAAAACCTATCCGCAAGGAGGGCTGCCAATGGTGGCCCTGGAGGATGTCTCGCTTGAGATCCCAACAGGCTCGGTGTTCGGCATTATTGGCCGCAGCGGGGCGGGTAAAAGTACCTTAATCCGTTGTTTAAACCTACTGGAACGGCCCACTTCGGGCCGTATTCAAGTGGATGGCCGGGAATTAACCACACTTTCTGACCGTGAGTTGCGCCTGCAACGGCAAAATATCGGCATGATTTTCCAAAATTTCCATTTACTCCATTCGCGTAATGTATGGGACAACATCGCCGTTGGCTTGGAAATTATTGGGATGCCCAAACCACAACGCCAACAACGAGTTGCCGAGTTATTGGATTTGGTTGGTTTGATTGACAAGGCTTATGCTTTCCCCTCGCAGTTATCGGGCGGACAAAAACAGCGCGTGGGAATTGCCCGAGCGCTGGCCGCCAAACCGTCATATCTGTTATCTGATGAAGCGACTAGCGCGCTGGACCCTGAAACCACGGCATCGATCCTGGCATTGCTCAGTGATATCAATCGCCAACTTGGATTGACCATCGTACTGATCACTCACGAGTTGGAGGTGGTGAAATCCATCTGTGATAGTGCAGCACTGTTGGAGCGGGGGCGGGTGGTAGAAACCGGCGCTATTGCTGAATTACTGGCATCAAAACATTCCCGCTTAGGGCGCTCGTTATTGCCCGCCCGTGGCCCGGCGTCGTTGTCTGGTGCGCCAGTGGCGGAGTTAACCTTTTTCGATACCTTATCGGCGTCCCCCGTGCTCAGTGAGTTGGCGCAGCAACATGCGGTGGGAGTAACCCTACTTGGCGGTGGGGTGGAATCGATTGGTGGTCAGCGGGTTGGGCGCTTGCAGGTTGATTTCAGCCACCCAGATGGCGGGTTGAATTTAGCTGAGGTCTTACAATTTCTTAATGAGCGTGGCGTGAGGGCAGAACTGATATGA
- a CDS encoding methionine ABC transporter permease has translation MNSGMSWQDLLALVTNATGETIYMVVIATFFTVLIGLPLGVLLFISRPNGILPAPRLNTLIGAIVNLGRSMPFVVLLIALIPITRWIIGTTLGSTAAIVPITLGAIPFFARVVEAALDEVDKGRIEAILSMGGSARHVIQKVLLPEALPALLAGITLTVVMLVGFSSMAGVIGGGGLGDLAIRYGYQRFNNEVMVATLIILVILVQGVQSLGDRWVRSLAHRR, from the coding sequence ATGAACAGCGGCATGAGTTGGCAGGATCTGCTGGCACTGGTCACCAATGCAACCGGTGAAACCATTTATATGGTGGTGATTGCCACCTTTTTCACCGTGCTGATTGGCTTACCACTCGGTGTTTTATTATTTATTTCGCGCCCCAATGGGATTTTGCCTGCCCCGCGCTTGAATACTTTAATAGGTGCCATTGTTAATCTGGGGCGCTCAATGCCCTTTGTGGTGTTGCTGATTGCATTGATTCCAATTACCCGCTGGATTATCGGCACCACATTAGGTAGCACGGCTGCTATTGTACCCATCACGTTGGGTGCAATTCCGTTTTTTGCCCGAGTGGTAGAGGCAGCCTTAGATGAAGTGGATAAAGGGCGGATTGAGGCAATTTTATCGATGGGAGGCTCGGCTCGCCATGTGATTCAAAAGGTTTTGCTACCGGAGGCGCTCCCCGCTTTATTGGCCGGAATTACCTTAACTGTCGTGATGCTAGTGGGGTTCTCATCAATGGCGGGTGTTATTGGTGGCGGTGGGTTAGGTGATTTAGCTATTCGCTACGGTTATCAACGCTTTAATAATGAAGTGATGGTGGCCACATTAATCATATTGGTTATTTTGGTTCAGGGCGTACAAAGCCTGGGCGATAGGTGGGTTAGATCGCTGGCTCACCGGCGCTAA
- a CDS encoding trans-sulfuration enzyme family protein: MAKFDTLTVHAGYTPDSTGAVMPAIYATSTFAQPAPGEHTGYEYSRSGNPTRTALEKAIAELEGGSRGYAFASGLAACSTVLELLDQGSHIIAVDDLYGGTYRLLEKVRSRTAGLRVTYVSPADTEALEHAILPETKMIWVETPTNPLLKLADLAAIAAIAKKHQLISVADNTFASPYIQRPLELGFDIVVHSATKYLNGHSDVVAGVAAVGNNPELAEQLGFLHNAVGGILDPFSSFLTLRGLRTLALRMARHNHSAQRIAEWLEGQPHVENVYYPGLKSHPQHDLASRQMAGFGGMISVRLKGDDEYARAVIKRSHLFTLAESLGGVESLISQPYSMTHASIPLETRLKHGITPQLLRLSVGIEDTEDLIADLDQALNG; encoded by the coding sequence ATGGCAAAGTTCGATACCCTAACCGTTCATGCCGGTTATACCCCTGATAGCACCGGTGCTGTGATGCCAGCCATTTATGCAACATCCACCTTTGCACAACCCGCGCCCGGCGAACATACCGGGTATGAATATTCACGCAGCGGTAACCCGACACGTACTGCGTTGGAAAAGGCGATTGCAGAACTGGAAGGCGGTAGCCGGGGTTACGCCTTCGCCTCTGGTCTGGCGGCCTGTTCAACTGTGCTTGAGCTGCTGGATCAGGGTAGCCATATCATTGCGGTGGATGATTTATATGGCGGAACCTATCGCCTGCTGGAAAAAGTTCGTAGCCGAACGGCTGGTTTGCGGGTGACTTATGTTTCCCCTGCTGATACCGAGGCATTAGAACACGCTATATTGCCAGAAACCAAAATGATCTGGGTTGAGACACCGACCAATCCATTGCTGAAACTGGCTGACCTGGCGGCGATTGCGGCGATTGCCAAAAAGCATCAACTTATCAGTGTGGCAGATAATACTTTTGCCTCACCCTATATCCAGCGCCCGCTGGAACTGGGTTTTGATATTGTGGTGCATTCAGCCACCAAATACCTTAATGGCCATTCTGATGTGGTCGCTGGCGTCGCGGCGGTGGGCAATAACCCCGAACTGGCAGAGCAGTTAGGCTTTCTGCACAATGCGGTGGGCGGAATTTTGGATCCTTTCAGCAGCTTCCTGACGTTACGCGGACTGCGCACTTTGGCTTTGCGCATGGCGCGACATAATCACAGTGCTCAGCGGATCGCCGAGTGGCTCGAAGGGCAACCACACGTTGAAAATGTCTATTACCCAGGGCTGAAAAGCCACCCACAACATGATCTGGCATCACGGCAGATGGCGGGTTTCGGCGGCATGATTTCTGTGCGATTGAAAGGGGATGATGAATACGCCCGTGCGGTAATCAAACGCTCACATCTGTTTACGCTGGCCGAAAGTTTGGGTGGGGTAGAAAGTTTAATCAGCCAACCTTACAGTATGACTCATGCCTCCATCCCCTTAGAAACTCGGTTGAAACACGGCATTACACCACAGTTACTGCGTTTATCCGTGGGCATTGAGGATACCGAGGATCTGATTGCGGACTTGGATCAAGCACTAAACGGCTAA
- a CDS encoding pyridoxal-phosphate dependent enzyme has protein sequence MAIPRSVLDLIGHTPLLELTRFDTGPCQLFVKLENQNPGGSIKDRVALSMIEHAEKEGLLQPGGTIIEATAGNTGLGLALVAALKGYKLLLVVPDKMSQEKIFHLRALGAQVLLTRSDVGKGHPAYYQDYALRLAQETPGSFYIDQFNNPANPATHRTSTGPELWQQMDGQVDAIVVGVGSSGTLSGLSQYFAEVSPTTEFVLADPAGSILADYVDSAQIGDAGSWLVEGIGEDFIPPLSNFSQVKKSYRIDDAEAFSTARALLREEGVLAGSSTGTLLAAALRYCREQTTPKRVVTFVCDSGNKYLSKMFNDYWLMEQGLLSKPQHGDLRDFITYRHEDGATISVSPQDTLAVAHARMRLYDISQLPVLDGEKVVGLIDEWDLLNTVQADASHFKLPASAAMTHQVNTLQKEADYRSLLATFNDGHVAVVLDGERFLGLITRTDVLNTWRQKLA, from the coding sequence ATGGCTATCCCACGCTCAGTACTTGACCTTATCGGCCACACCCCGCTGTTGGAGCTGACCCGTTTTGATACCGGCCCCTGCCAACTGTTTGTAAAGTTGGAAAATCAAAACCCCGGTGGATCGATTAAAGATCGTGTGGCGCTCTCAATGATTGAGCACGCTGAAAAAGAGGGTTTACTGCAACCCGGCGGAACCATCATTGAGGCCACCGCAGGCAATACCGGCCTTGGGTTAGCGTTGGTGGCGGCGTTAAAAGGTTACAAACTGCTCTTAGTGGTACCGGACAAAATGAGCCAGGAGAAAATTTTCCACCTGCGGGCATTGGGCGCACAAGTGCTACTGACCCGCTCGGATGTAGGTAAAGGGCATCCGGCTTATTATCAAGACTATGCTCTGCGCCTGGCGCAGGAAACGCCAGGTTCATTCTATATTGATCAATTCAATAATCCGGCAAACCCCGCGACACACCGGACATCAACCGGCCCGGAGCTGTGGCAACAGATGGATGGACAGGTCGATGCCATCGTGGTGGGTGTCGGTTCCAGCGGCACCCTGAGCGGCCTGAGCCAATATTTTGCTGAGGTTTCACCCACCACCGAGTTCGTACTGGCCGATCCCGCGGGATCCATTCTGGCAGATTACGTCGACAGTGCGCAGATTGGCGATGCCGGTAGCTGGCTGGTCGAAGGGATTGGTGAGGATTTTATCCCGCCGCTGAGCAACTTCTCTCAGGTAAAAAAATCTTATCGCATCGATGATGCTGAAGCCTTCAGCACCGCACGCGCGCTATTACGGGAAGAAGGGGTACTGGCAGGGTCATCTACCGGCACCCTACTGGCCGCAGCATTACGCTATTGCCGCGAGCAAACCACACCAAAGCGGGTGGTCACCTTTGTCTGCGATAGCGGCAACAAATACCTGTCCAAAATGTTCAACGATTACTGGCTCATGGAACAAGGTTTGCTGAGCAAGCCACAGCATGGCGATTTGCGCGATTTCATCACTTATCGTCATGAGGATGGCGCAACAATTTCTGTTTCACCGCAGGACACGCTGGCTGTCGCTCACGCCCGGATGCGCCTGTATGACATCTCACAGCTACCGGTGTTAGACGGCGAAAAGGTGGTCGGGTTAATCGATGAATGGGACTTGCTGAACACCGTACAAGCGGATGCCAGTCATTTCAAATTACCGGCCAGTGCCGCCATGACCCATCAAGTTAACACATTACAAAAAGAGGCTGATTACCGCTCTCTGCTGGCTACATTCAATGATGGTCATGTGGCGGTGGTGCTGGATGGAGAACGTTTCCTCGGCCTGATTACTCGCACCGATGTCCTGAATACCTGGCGTCAAAAACTGGCTTAA
- a CDS encoding serine hydrolase: MMKFILPFKIKKFTFSAGLLLLALPAAQAADDPAAPPVDAKAYVLMDYNSGKVLVEGNSDQRLDPASLTKIMSSYVIGQAIKAGKVHPDDLVTVGKDAWATGNPALRGSSLMFLKPGDQVKLSDLNKGIVIQSGNDASIALADYVAGSQDSFVGLMNNYAKALGLSNTHFMTVHGLDAPGQYSTARDMAVLGQALIRDVPEEYALHKEKEFTFNKIRQINRNRLLWNTNLNVDGMKTGFTSGAGHNLVASATEGPMRLISVVLGAPSDRVRFSESEKLLSWGFRFYETVVPIKATNPFVTQKVWFGDTGKAELGVAEDAAITIPKGKMKDLKASYKLDQAELRAPLAKHQVVGTIEFQLNGKTIDQRPLVVLNEVKEGGFLSRIWDFVMMKLSQWFGGVFG; this comes from the coding sequence ATGATGAAATTTATCCTCCCTTTTAAGATAAAGAAATTTACTTTCAGTGCCGGTTTATTGCTTCTGGCGCTGCCCGCCGCGCAGGCGGCTGATGACCCAGCGGCTCCACCGGTAGATGCCAAAGCCTATGTGTTGATGGATTACAACAGTGGAAAAGTGTTGGTAGAAGGGAACAGTGACCAGCGCCTTGATCCGGCCAGTTTGACGAAGATTATGTCCAGTTATGTGATTGGGCAGGCCATTAAAGCGGGGAAAGTGCACCCTGATGATTTAGTGACAGTGGGGAAAGATGCCTGGGCTACGGGTAATCCGGCATTACGTGGCTCCTCACTGATGTTTTTGAAACCGGGCGATCAGGTAAAATTGTCCGATTTGAATAAAGGTATTGTGATTCAGTCAGGCAATGATGCCAGTATTGCGTTGGCCGATTATGTGGCTGGTAGTCAAGACAGTTTTGTTGGCCTGATGAACAATTATGCCAAAGCCTTAGGTCTGTCGAATACTCACTTTATGACCGTCCATGGCCTTGATGCGCCAGGGCAGTACAGCACTGCGCGGGATATGGCGGTATTAGGTCAGGCATTGATCCGTGACGTGCCAGAAGAATATGCGCTGCACAAAGAGAAAGAATTCACTTTTAATAAGATCCGTCAAATTAACCGTAACCGCCTGTTATGGAACACTAATCTCAATGTAGATGGTATGAAGACCGGTTTTACTTCGGGGGCAGGGCACAATCTGGTTGCCTCGGCAACCGAAGGGCCAATGCGTTTGATCTCGGTGGTGCTAGGCGCACCTAGTGATCGGGTTCGCTTTAGTGAAAGTGAAAAACTGCTGAGTTGGGGGTTCCGTTTTTATGAAACCGTCGTGCCGATTAAAGCCACCAATCCTTTCGTGACGCAGAAAGTATGGTTTGGTGATACTGGTAAGGCAGAGCTTGGAGTTGCAGAGGATGCGGCTATTACTATCCCGAAAGGGAAAATGAAGGATCTTAAAGCCAGCTATAAATTGGATCAGGCAGAACTGCGCGCTCCGCTTGCCAAACATCAGGTGGTCGGAACCATCGAATTTCAACTTAATGGCAAGACAATTGACCAACGCCCGCTGGTGGTATTAAACGAAGTAAAAGAGGGCGGTTTCTTGAGTCGTATTTGGGATTTCGTGATGATGAAACTCAGTCAATGGTTTGGTGGCGTATTTGGCTAA